Part of the Paenibacillus sp. JNUCC32 genome is shown below.
ACGGGGCGCAGTAGCCCACAAAACCAATATTCATGGCACGATAGCAATCAATTTGCAGCGTCTCTCATGGAACAAAAAAGACGGCCTAGGCAGGCCGCCCTTCATTACTCGGTAACCACAACTACTTCACGCTTTGATACCATTCGTTAACCTCTTTGGTGATCTGTTCCCCGCCTCCGGCTTTCCACGTTTCCACAAACGTATCAAACGATTCAACGGGCTGTTTGCCGTAAATGATCTCGTTCAGGGTTTGGTTCTCGATCTTCAGGAGATAATCCCACTTCGATTTCATGGTGGCGGTTACCGGTCCCGTAAACATGTTCTTCTTGGAGATCTCCTCTTGGGAGAGCAGCACTTCCGCAGCGGCAGGGGTATCCTTGCCATAGTTGACCGCAACGTCCTTTTCGAGGCGGCTCTCCGGCTTCCCGCCTTTCGCCAGCTTCAGCAGCGCTTTCATCTGCTCGTCCGGAATGCGGGCACCGTCGCGGACCAGTAAGTAACGGACGACATTCACGTAACCGCCTTGGATCTGATCGTTGGGCACCATTTCGCCATTGGCATCGAGCTCGAAGTCGTAGCCCTCGAACAGCCCGTTGGCAAATTCGCCGCCTTCCTTGGATACGGCAAAGTTATCGAACAAGTAGTTTTGATACGTGAAGAAGGCCTCAGGATGCTCCATATCTATATGGATCAGGGTAACGCCGTTCGTATACTGCGTTCCATGGCGCATCGCAATGCCGCCAGGGCCAGCCGGAATCTGGACAGGCTTCCAGACGGCTTCCGGCGCATTCTTCACGGTATCGATCAGCGGCCAGCCGCTCATCCAGTAAGGCCCCGGAATGATGCCGGCCGTTCCGGCTACAGCCGGCTCCGCCGTTTTGTTCTCATCCCACAATGCGGCTTCCTTCGGAATGTATCCTTTATTCATCCACTCGTTCAGCTTCACCAAGCCTTGCTTCATGCCCGCATGGACCGAGCCGTATTCCAGGCTTCCGTCCTCAGCCACGTTCCACTGCTGCGGCAGCGTTCCGTAAGCGCCGAATATCCATGACGGATCGCCCATCCAGGTGCTCATGGACGTTTTGAAGCCGATGCTCAGCGGCGTGACTTTATCCGGAGCAAGACCGGACGGGTTCTGATTCTTGAAAGCATCCATCACCTGCTCAAGCTCATCCATCGTTTTCGGTGCGCTCATCCCCAGCTTGTCCAGCCAATCCTGCCGGATCCATAATACATAGTCGTGATTATAGGCAAAATCCAGAACCGGAAGCCCCATTCGCTTACCGTCCCGGCTGTACTGATTCCACACGTTGGGATCCAGATTCATCGCGTTCTTCCACGTTTCCGATGCATACTGGTCAAACAGCGTGCCGACCTCGGCAAACATGCCGGAATCGATCAAATCCTGGGCCAGCTGCTGATTTTCGGTGCCGAGCGTGACGATATCCGGCATTTCCTGTCCGGAGGACATGGCCAGCCGCAGCTTGGTTGCAAAAGCGCCGTTGGTATCCGTAATGGACCACAACGATTTGATGTTGATGCCAAACTTCTCCTTGGCCCACTTCGTAGCCACGTTGTTCTCGATCGTTTCCCCATTCTTGAATTGAAGCGTCGGATCGACGCCCCACACCGTCGTAATCGTAACTTCCGGATCGTATTTCTCTTTGTAGACGTTTTCAGTTTTGGATTCGGCCGGCTGCTGCGCCGCTTCCGGTTTCGGCTCGCCGCCGGAGCATCCGGCCAAGGATCCGGCCAGGAGCAAGGACGCGGCCAGGATCGGGAACCATTTCTTTCTTCTAGCGGTCATCGTTAAATCCCCCTTCTACCACCTTATGGATTACATGTTTAATTATAGAGGGGCCGGCAGCCGCATCCTATGTCACGAATCGAAGATTTCTGCACCTTTAGCAACATCCTTGGTCTCTGTATTCGTTCGGGGTCATTCCGTAGTGCTTCCGGAACATCTTGCTGAAATACTGCGGATTCTGGTATCCGAGCTCAGCGGTAATTTCATAAATCTTCTTGTTCGTATGCTTCAGCAGATATAACGCCCGCTCCATTCGCTTGCGGATGATATAATCGCCGAGTCCCTCTCCGGTTTCGCTCTTATAAATCTTGGATAAATATACCGGATGCAGAAATACCCGGTCCGCAATCGTCTTGACGGACAGGTCGTGACCCGAATCGGCAGTCACCATCTCCTGGACCTGCTTGATGATATGGCTCTTGCTCGTTGTCTCCTGTTCGGACGAGATATCATGAAGTTTATTCAGCATATCAATCGACCAGGAGCGCAGCTTGGCAGCCGACTGAACCACCTGCTGAATATATAAGGGGTCCCAGCCGGCCTGGTCCAGCTGATGAATGTAATGCCCCTGCTTGTGAGCAAGATACATGTAGGCATTCGCAACCGATAAAAATATTTCATACAACGCCGTCTGCCCGATGAATGCGGTTTCAACTTCTGCAAAAACTTGTTCTATTTTGTCCCGGGCGGCATCCCACTGCCTTGTTTCCAGCAGATGCAGCAGGCTGGGCGGCTTTGCAAACGCCTGGGTAACGTCCCATACAGGCTCATGCAGCCGGTCATCATGGTCTTCCGCGAATCGGATAGCTTCATGATCTCCGTTTCCCCAGAGGTAAAGCGAGCTTAGTCCCGACCGATAAACGGATCCCAGTTCCCCCGGAAAATCAAAGGAGTCTGACACGAAAACCGAAATGCTTCCCTTTAAATAGCTGCCCACATCCTGTTGAAACTGGGTTATATACCGTTTCAATTCGCGGGAATCCGCGAATGTTTCCATATCTCCAGCGTTCGGCACTCTCTTGGGCTGAGCCAATAGAATCAAACCATGATGCGGCGTTTTACAGGACCACACATGGAGCAGCTCGGCAAATACCTCCTCGGCAATGTTGCCGATGGCATATTCCATCAGTCCCACCGAATAGTCGTCCATTCCCGTAAACCTCTGCCCTAGCTGGATCAGCAGCATGATCGTCCGCTGGTCTGTTCGGAGCGGAATTTCATATTCATGAAGCTTGTGATCAAGCGAATGACGCGGCATCTCGCGTCCCAGCAAGAGATCATGCATGAGGCTGTTTCGCAGAATGCCGAGATCCGATTTGCGGCTGTACATCAGCTGATGGTAGTGCCCAAGCTCCTTTCGCTCCTCCTGGATCGACGCCAAGGCGGAGCTCACGCTCCGCATGAATTCACCATCGTCCACCGGCTTCAAAATGTAATCGGATGCCTGCAGCCGAATCGCCTGCTTGGCATATTCAAAATCCGAATAACCCGTAAGTAAAATGCAGCGGATATGCGTCCAACGCTCGGTTATGGTCTCCATCAGCTCCAGGCCGGTCATCACCGGCATCCGAACATCCGTAACCACCACATCGATGTCCTGCTCCTCCAGCAGGTCGATCGCCTCCAGGGCGGAAGAAGCCTGATACACTTCTTCAATATCCAGCTCACGCCATGGTATCGTCTGATATAAGCTTTCCGTAACATAACTCTCGTCATCAACCAATAAGATATTCATCGACTCTTTGCCCCCTGCCCTGACTTTGATTGATTCTTCCCAAGCGTTCCGGCAATGGCCAGTAGAGTACAGCCCGTACGCCGCCTTGCGGAGATGCCGCAAACCGCAGGCCGGCTTCTTCGCCATAACGCAGCCGCATGCGCTGGTGAACATTCCAGACGCCGCAGCCCATCTCCTGATCCATCGGCCTGTTCAGCCGGGCCTCCAGCTCGGCCAGCTTCTCCCCGTTCATGCCGATTCCGTTATCATCCACTTGAATGCAGGCCAGACCGTTCACAATCCGGAAGGTTACCCTGATTTCACCGTCGCCCGAGTGAGGCTCAATGCCATGCAGCACGGCATTCTCCACCAAGGGCTGAATGACCAGCGGCGGGATCTCCATGCCTTCAGCTTCCTCCGTCAAATCAAGATGATATTGGAGACGCCTCATCCGCATCTGCTGGATTTCCAGATAATGCGTAACGAACTCCACTTCGTCCGACAAGGGAACCAGTTCCCGTTCCTGACGCGTGGTATAGCGGAAATACCGGGACAAGCTGTGCGACATCGCCACGACGGCTTCGTATTTCCGAAGCTTCGCCATGCTGGTAATAAACGAAAAGCAATTATAGAAGAAATGGGGATTGATCTGGGACTGCAGCTGCTTCAGCTTCGCTTCCCTGACATGGATCTTCTCCATGTATACATGCTCGAACAGCTCCTGAATCTGCTCCACCATCGAGTTGAATCTCGTGGCCAGAAAACTGAACTCGTTACGGCCCGCTACCTTCATCCTCACCCCGTAATCCCCGGCTTGGAGCCTTCGGAACACATAAACCAGCTGCTTGATCGGAACCTGAACCTGGGAGTACAGCAGATATGCGGCGAGGCAGCTCATCAGGAGCAATGCTGCGATCGAAATATAAAAGAGCCTGTTCGACGTATGGATCGGCTTCATAATGTCCGATAGCGGAATATAGTCTATCAAATACCATCCGGTCGTTTCCGATAACACGATGCTGACCGAATAGGTTTTGCCGTCCACTTCCTTCACGCGATTCTCCACGTCTTTGAGCGGCTCCCGATCCAGCTCCGCCATCATATGGTTAATCAGTTCCTGGTCCGCGGTACGATTGTAGATAACGCCCGAATCGGGTTTATAGTAGAACGGATCGCTCCTTCCGTCGCTCTTAAAGCGGTCCAGCATATCCTGGATGTTGGTGCTGTCGAATTCAACCTTGATCACGGTATTCGACTTGCCCGTATGATGCTGGGTGGAATACGGTGCCACCGAATACCAGACAAACAGGAAACGCCGGTCGCTCCCCTCGTAATAAGGAGTGACCTGCCACCCCGGCTTCACGTCCTCCGCGAGCTCCTCGGGCGAATAAAACCCGGCATCGCTTTCGGTGACCACCCGCCCGAGGGATGGGGAATAAATGGCCAGATGGCTCCGCCAGTTCGAAGAGCTCTCCTGTATGCTCAGCTTCGTCTGAATTTGCTTCACCAGATTAATCGCGTCCAGGTTCAGATACTTATCCTCCAAATATATATCCCGAAAGCTTGAGATGTCCGGGTCATGCAGGAGCAAATTCGGCCATGATGCCAAAATATCGATATTGGTATTCACCTGATTCTGAAAAAAAACAAGCTGGTTCGTATTCGATTGGCTGAGCTCCTTGCTGAGCACGTTCGTCGTGGTTTGGTTCGAATAGAAATAGAGGCCGACAATCGGAATCAACATCAGAAAAATGAACAGGACGATTTTTCGGAACAGATTAAATTTGGACATACATCGGCAGCCCCTTGGTTTATGTAGTGTGGGAAGTCATTTATAGCGAAATATGTTTATTATATCGGAGTTCGCCCTGTGCCGTGTAGGGCATAAAAGCAAGATTTCGGGCACTTTCGAAGGGATTGTTACGACATGGACGTTTGCGCAGCCCCCAAAGAGCGCATCCAACAAAAAAACAGGATCACGGCCTCAAAGAGACCGGGGTCCTGTTACATTTTTATTATGAAATATATGCCTTACATGCGTCCATCGATCAATGGCCTGACGGTTGTTCCTCTCCCGCCTCCGGTTCAGGGGGCGCATTGCGGAAGGCGGCCACGATCAACATACAGATCACCGCCATCACGGCCATCACCACGAACAGGGAATTAAGGCTTCCCTCCAGTATTCCGCTCAACAGGCTGCCTGACCCTTCCGGCAGTTCGGCCATTCCATGCGGGGAGAGCAATTTGTTAATGTCGTCGCTCGTAATGCCGGCCGCATCCGGCTCAGCGGCAAGCCTGCCCGCGATTCCCGCATTGACCCATAATCCGAACACCGCTACGCCCACGGTCTGACCGAACGTCCGGATGAAGGAGTTCAGCGCCGTGGAAGCTCCGCGAACCTCATAGCCGACCGAGGATTGCGCAATGATCTGAAACAAGGTGGAGATATAACCGAAGCCGACGCCATAAATGAACGTAAAGACCAGCAGCACGCCCAGCGCCGTATCCTTATGCATGAACGCCAATCCCACCGCTCCGATGATTAGAAGCACGACGCCGATCAGCGCCGTTTTCCGGGAGCCGGATTTAACGATCAGTCGACCGCTGATGATCGAGCCGATCAGCCATCCGATCGACATCGGGGCCAGCGTCAGACCCGACAAGGTGGCGTTGCCGCCACGAACGCCTTGAATCCACAGCGGCAAATACGTGGTCAACCCGATGATAAGCGCACTTACCAGAATATTGGCTATCGTCGATACCGTAATATCCCGGATCTTGAACAGATGGAGCGGCAGCATCGGCTCCTTCACCCTGTTCTCCACCACCAGGAACGCAGCGAGCAGCACCACGGAACCGATCATCAGACCGAGCATGAACGGAGAATTCCAGGAATAGCTCTCCCCGCCGCCGACCGCGAGCGCAAACAGCAGCGCGGTCATTCCCACGGTAAACAGGGCCGCCCCCCCGTAATCGATCGATACTTCCCGGGCGTTCCGCTCCTCTTTGAAATAACGGAAAATCAGCCCTATCGATAACAGCCCGAACGGAACATTAAAAACAAAGATCCAGTGCCAGGACAAGTAATCCACGAAATACCCGCCAAGCAGCGGTCCGATCAGCGATGAAATTCCCCAAACGGAGCTGATCATCCCTTGAATCTTCCCTCGTTCCTCCAGATTGTAAATGTCTCCGACAATCGTGAAGGTCACCGGTATAACCGCACCGGCTCCGATCCCTTGGATTGCCCTGAAAATGATCAGCTGCGTCATGTTCTGCGACAGCCCGCACAGCAATGAGCCTACGAGAAAGATCAGCGAGCCGTATAAAAATACGGGCTTGCGTCCATATAAATCGCTTATTTTACCGAAAATCGGCGTCGTAACGGCCATCGTCAGCAGATAGGCCGTAAAAATCCAGCTCATCAGGCTTACGCTGCCGAAGCTGCTGATAATGGCCGGACCCGCCGGACCGACAACCGTTCCTTCGATCGCAGCCATAAAGGTGGATAACAGAATACCGACCAGGATATAACTGCGTTTGTCTTGTCTTAATACACCCACGTTCCTTCGTCCCCTTTACTCTAGACGGCCCCGGCATGACTCCTGTCCCTGCCGATCCTATTAGGACAAAACCGGGGCCAACAGCATAAAAGCGCCTCCCGATACCAGGAGCGCTTTCACATCATGTAACATTTCTATTATAAAGGTTACCGCGAAGGTTGCACAGACATTTTCCCGTTCCGCAGATGAATAAAGGAAGTGGCATGCCGCTTCATGAGTTCGGGATCGTGCGTGATCATCAGGACGGCCGAGCCTTCCCCGATGACATAACGGCAGAGCTCGGTTACTTTATCGATGGCGGCATAGTCCATTCCCGAGGTCGGCTCGTCCAGGATATACAGCGGTCTTTCCAGCATCAATTGGCTGATGATGCTTAAGAGACGCTTCTCGCCCTGACTAAGCAAATAAGGAGACATTTGAAGACGATCCGTAAGTCCCGCCATCTCTAACAGAAACCTCGCCCGCTGCTGCTGGCCGGCCGTCAGCTCCGGACGCTTCTTCACGGACATCCCGCCATGGAGGCTGTAGATCAGCTCCTCCCAAACATTCGGGGCCGTAAACATATATTCCGGCTGCTGGAACACGTAGCCGATCAACTCGGCCCTGCGGTAGACGGCCATTCCCTTCGTATCTTCCCCTTGCCAGCGTATGCTGCCTGCCGGAGACGGCAGCAGGCCCATGATCAGGCGGCTGAGCGTCGTTTTGCCCGATCCGTTCTCCCCCGTCAGCAGCACCCAGTCGCCGGGATCAATCTTCGCATCGATGTCGCGCAGCGCCTCCCGGCCGCCGGGATACGCAAACGTCAGCGAATCGATCTGGAGCAGCGGGGAGACGGCAGACAGCCTGGCGCCTTCTGCACGGGATTCCGCCGCAGGTAAGGAGCCTGCAGGAACTGGCTTGCCCGCATGGGATACCGCCGCAGGCGCGGAACCTGCGGGGACCGGCAATTCCGCATGGCGCACTGCCGGATGCTGGGGAGTTGTTGCCGGGACAGGCTTGTCCCCGGCGGCGGCACTCGCTGCCTCGCCTGCGGGCCGAGGCAGCAAGCCCAGCTGCACCAGCTGCTCCCCGCAGCGGTGCAGCAGCTCCTCCGGCGGCCCGTCCTGCACGACGGTGCCGCCGTCCAAGACGATGACGCGCCCCGCGGCGCGCGCGACATCGTCAAAGCGGCCGGACGCGGTGATCAGCGTCCGGCCCTCCACCTGCAGCTTATGGCACAGCTGCAGGAAATTCGCCTGCGCCGCGGCATCCAGGCTGGCGCAGGCGTCGTCGAAGACGAAGAGCCGCGGGCGCAGTGCCAGCACCGCGGCCAAGGCCGTGCGCTGCCGCTGTCCCCCGGACAGGCTGCGCACCGGATCGGTCCGCCGGTGAAGCAGCCCGACCGCCGCAAGGGACTGCACCACCCGCTCCTCGATTTCCGCGGGCGGAACCCGCATATTTTCAGGGCCGAAGGCTGCTTCGTCCTCTACGATCCCCTGAACGAGCTGGGCATCCGGATCCTGAAACAGCACCCCGACCGCATCCGCTACGTCGGCTATCGGCGCCGCTGCAGGATCCATGCCGTCCAGCAGCACTTCCCCCGTTCTTGCGCCTCCGCCGCTCCGCGGAAGAAGGCCGCATAACAGCTGGCACAGCGTCGACTTCCCGCTGCCGCTGGCACCAAGAATCGCGACCCAATCGTTCTCCGCTATGTCCAGATTCATATCGTGGATAACCGGACGTTCCTCTCCGTCATAGAGGAATCCCAGTCCCCGGCATGACACCCTTGTTCCCGACATCGGGCTATCCCTTAACGGAGACGGCGAAACGGCGAAGCAGGCCCGTCTTCACTAACGCCTCTCCCAAAACCTTGGTTAACAGGCCGCAGAGGAGTACGCCGCTCAGAATACGCACCGCCAGCGCAATGCCAAGCACTTCGATCGGCCAGGACGTATACCCGAACATGTTGGCCGCGAACAGGAACCAGAGCGGTACCATCGCCCCGCCAACCAGCATTAGAGCGCTTGCGCTCCACTTTTTGTATCGGTAGATCGCGAAAATCGTCTCCGCCACGATCATGTAGCAGCCCGCGGCCACAAAACACGAAGCAATGCCGTATACCGTACCGGTCAGAGCCTGAATCGTGCCGCCGATCGCAAACGTGACAACCGCCGTTCCCGGTTTACGTATGATGTAGTAAGCCAAGAGTCCATAAACCATGTAGATTCCCGTCGTCGTCGAAGTGGCGATGGGTCCGCCCAGACTGTTCAACAGCTTGTTAACCGGCCCTATGTATACGGTGAGAACGGCATTAACGGCAGCAAGCATCGCCATCAGGATAATCTCCTGCGTCGTAAAAGCAAACCATTTTTTCTGTGATGATGAATTCAAAGGTAGTCCTCCTTCATACCAGCCGCCGTCGGCGGCTGTGCTAGCGTTCGTCAACGCTTCTTTTCATATTTTGCACACTTCCGCTCTTAACGTCAACCCATTTTTTGTTGATTCAGGTTAACAATTCAGGCAATCCACCAGACGAAAACCGTTGCCAGTACATACATAACTGCCGATGCGACCGCCCATGAAGGAATGTTAACCTCCGTGCGATAGGTTCGGTCCGGGTATGCGCCAAATCCTTTGGATTCCATTGCGCCCGCCGTTTGCTGAACACGACGCAGCGCATTAAGCAGGACAGCCGAAACAAACTTCAATCCGTAGCCGATGCGGCTTCCGAGTCCCTTGGGCGGTCGATGGCCCCTTACCTGCTGGGCAGCCAGAATATGGGCACCCTCCTCCTCCAACAGCGGAATGAAGGTCAGCGCAGCGGATACGCCAAACGCAAACCGGTAAGGGATTCGAAGACGCCTGGTCAGCTCGGCAACCAGTTCTCTTGGATCCGTCGTCAAGATATACGCCATCGAGGTCAGAAACAACGTAAACATCCGGAGCGACATGGCACCCGCGGCGTTCAGAGCCTCAACCGTCAGGGCGATGGGCCCCCACTGCAGCCATACGGTGTCCCCTTGGACCGTCAAGCTGGTCAGAATGAAGTAGGGTACTGCAACGATTGCAATGAGCCGGATCCCTCCCAGCAGACGCTTGCAAGACACCCGGCCGGCGAATCGGGCTTGGCCGATGCATAACAGGAGAAACAACGCCTGCTGCCAGGCTTGGTCGAGCAGCATGGCGATTACCGCTGTACAGAACAGGATCACCAGCTTGCTTAAAGGATCATATCGATGAAGAAGCGTGCCGCCCTTCTCATATTGAATCAGCATATTCCACCAACTGCCTCTCTTATAGCGTGTTCCAATCTTTTCTCAATCGCGAAAAAACGACGGCATCGACATAACCGCCGGACGTATGGCGATAATCGCGAAGCACTCCTTCGCGCATATAACCGTGCTTCGCGAACCATCGGCATGCACGCTCATTTCTTGAATCGACGAAAGCCTCGATTCGGTTTAGTCCCATGGACGCGTACCCGAAAGCCGCAACCAGCTCGGCCGCCTCGGTCATATAGCCCTTCCCCCAATAACGGCTTGCCAGCTCACACCCAAACTCGCCCTTGAACGCGCCCTCCAGCTGCCAAATATTAAATCCGCAGCTACCGATCAATTGGCCTGTTTCGGTGATCTCGATGCCCCAGCGAATGGCTTCGTCCTGCTCGGCAAGCCGTTGCAGCCACTCAATCAGCGCCTTTGCGTCCTCGGCTGAATCCATTACGGGCATATCCAGAAAGGCCGTTACGGCGGGATCGGACCAGCAGCCCAGCATCGCTTCCGCATCCTCCCTCTCCATCCTTCGCAGCCGGATCCGCCGACCCTTCATTTCCGGAACGATCCCTTCGCATCTGTACATGGTATTCCACCCTCTCGCAAAAAACTGACTTGCATCGGCTGTTTCCGGTGATACTATGTGCGTGTATAAAAGAGTATAGCGAAAATCAATCCGTATCCTGGTCCCCCATCAACATCTTAGAGCTGGATGTATATATATTGATGGATTCGGGAGGCTTCCGTCAATATGCTTGTCACGGCTCCCTTGTACAGTGCGGAATAAGGAGGAAGTCATCTGAGTATGTATATCGCGATTG
Proteins encoded:
- a CDS encoding extracellular solute-binding protein, whose product is MTARRKKWFPILAASLLLAGSLAGCSGGEPKPEAAQQPAESKTENVYKEKYDPEVTITTVWGVDPTLQFKNGETIENNVATKWAKEKFGINIKSLWSITDTNGAFATKLRLAMSSGQEMPDIVTLGTENQQLAQDLIDSGMFAEVGTLFDQYASETWKNAMNLDPNVWNQYSRDGKRMGLPVLDFAYNHDYVLWIRQDWLDKLGMSAPKTMDELEQVMDAFKNQNPSGLAPDKVTPLSIGFKTSMSTWMGDPSWIFGAYGTLPQQWNVAEDGSLEYGSVHAGMKQGLVKLNEWMNKGYIPKEAALWDENKTAEPAVAGTAGIIPGPYWMSGWPLIDTVKNAPEAVWKPVQIPAGPGGIAMRHGTQYTNGVTLIHIDMEHPEAFFTYQNYLFDNFAVSKEGGEFANGLFEGYDFELDANGEMVPNDQIQGGYVNVVRYLLVRDGARIPDEQMKALLKLAKGGKPESRLEKDVAVNYGKDTPAAAEVLLSQEEISKKNMFTGPVTATMKSKWDYLLKIENQTLNEIIYGKQPVESFDTFVETWKAGGGEQITKEVNEWYQSVK
- a CDS encoding response regulator, with product MNILLVDDESYVTESLYQTIPWRELDIEEVYQASSALEAIDLLEEQDIDVVVTDVRMPVMTGLELMETITERWTHIRCILLTGYSDFEYAKQAIRLQASDYILKPVDDGEFMRSVSSALASIQEERKELGHYHQLMYSRKSDLGILRNSLMHDLLLGREMPRHSLDHKLHEYEIPLRTDQRTIMLLIQLGQRFTGMDDYSVGLMEYAIGNIAEEVFAELLHVWSCKTPHHGLILLAQPKRVPNAGDMETFADSRELKRYITQFQQDVGSYLKGSISVFVSDSFDFPGELGSVYRSGLSSLYLWGNGDHEAIRFAEDHDDRLHEPVWDVTQAFAKPPSLLHLLETRQWDAARDKIEQVFAEVETAFIGQTALYEIFLSVANAYMYLAHKQGHYIHQLDQAGWDPLYIQQVVQSAAKLRSWSIDMLNKLHDISSEQETTSKSHIIKQVQEMVTADSGHDLSVKTIADRVFLHPVYLSKIYKSETGEGLGDYIIRKRMERALYLLKHTNKKIYEITAELGYQNPQYFSKMFRKHYGMTPNEYRDQGCC
- a CDS encoding sensor histidine kinase → MSKFNLFRKIVLFIFLMLIPIVGLYFYSNQTTTNVLSKELSQSNTNQLVFFQNQVNTNIDILASWPNLLLHDPDISSFRDIYLEDKYLNLDAINLVKQIQTKLSIQESSSNWRSHLAIYSPSLGRVVTESDAGFYSPEELAEDVKPGWQVTPYYEGSDRRFLFVWYSVAPYSTQHHTGKSNTVIKVEFDSTNIQDMLDRFKSDGRSDPFYYKPDSGVIYNRTADQELINHMMAELDREPLKDVENRVKEVDGKTYSVSIVLSETTGWYLIDYIPLSDIMKPIHTSNRLFYISIAALLLMSCLAAYLLYSQVQVPIKQLVYVFRRLQAGDYGVRMKVAGRNEFSFLATRFNSMVEQIQELFEHVYMEKIHVREAKLKQLQSQINPHFFYNCFSFITSMAKLRKYEAVVAMSHSLSRYFRYTTRQERELVPLSDEVEFVTHYLEIQQMRMRRLQYHLDLTEEAEGMEIPPLVIQPLVENAVLHGIEPHSGDGEIRVTFRIVNGLACIQVDDNGIGMNGEKLAELEARLNRPMDQEMGCGVWNVHQRMRLRYGEEAGLRFAASPQGGVRAVLYWPLPERLGRINQSQGRGQRVDEYLIG
- a CDS encoding MDR family MFS transporter, whose amino-acid sequence is MGVLRQDKRSYILVGILLSTFMAAIEGTVVGPAGPAIISSFGSVSLMSWIFTAYLLTMAVTTPIFGKISDLYGRKPVFLYGSLIFLVGSLLCGLSQNMTQLIIFRAIQGIGAGAVIPVTFTIVGDIYNLEERGKIQGMISSVWGISSLIGPLLGGYFVDYLSWHWIFVFNVPFGLLSIGLIFRYFKEERNAREVSIDYGGAALFTVGMTALLFALAVGGGESYSWNSPFMLGLMIGSVVLLAAFLVVENRVKEPMLPLHLFKIRDITVSTIANILVSALIIGLTTYLPLWIQGVRGGNATLSGLTLAPMSIGWLIGSIISGRLIVKSGSRKTALIGVVLLIIGAVGLAFMHKDTALGVLLVFTFIYGVGFGYISTLFQIIAQSSVGYEVRGASTALNSFIRTFGQTVGVAVFGLWVNAGIAGRLAAEPDAAGITSDDINKLLSPHGMAELPEGSGSLLSGILEGSLNSLFVVMAVMAVICMLIVAAFRNAPPEPEAGEEQPSGH
- a CDS encoding ABC transporter ATP-binding protein gives rise to the protein MSGTRVSCRGLGFLYDGEERPVIHDMNLDIAENDWVAILGASGSGKSTLCQLLCGLLPRSGGGARTGEVLLDGMDPAAAPIADVADAVGVLFQDPDAQLVQGIVEDEAAFGPENMRVPPAEIEERVVQSLAAVGLLHRRTDPVRSLSGGQRQRTALAAVLALRPRLFVFDDACASLDAAAQANFLQLCHKLQVEGRTLITASGRFDDVARAAGRVIVLDGGTVVQDGPPEELLHRCGEQLVQLGLLPRPAGEAASAAAGDKPVPATTPQHPAVRHAELPVPAGSAPAAVSHAGKPVPAGSLPAAESRAEGARLSAVSPLLQIDSLTFAYPGGREALRDIDAKIDPGDWVLLTGENGSGKTTLSRLIMGLLPSPAGSIRWQGEDTKGMAVYRRAELIGYVFQQPEYMFTAPNVWEELIYSLHGGMSVKKRPELTAGQQQRARFLLEMAGLTDRLQMSPYLLSQGEKRLLSIISQLMLERPLYILDEPTSGMDYAAIDKVTELCRYVIGEGSAVLMITHDPELMKRHATSFIHLRNGKMSVQPSR
- a CDS encoding ECF transporter S component, whose amino-acid sequence is MNSSSQKKWFAFTTQEIILMAMLAAVNAVLTVYIGPVNKLLNSLGGPIATSTTTGIYMVYGLLAYYIIRKPGTAVVTFAIGGTIQALTGTVYGIASCFVAAGCYMIVAETIFAIYRYKKWSASALMLVGGAMVPLWFLFAANMFGYTSWPIEVLGIALAVRILSGVLLCGLLTKVLGEALVKTGLLRRFAVSVKG
- a CDS encoding energy-coupling factor transporter transmembrane component T family protein; translation: MLIQYEKGGTLLHRYDPLSKLVILFCTAVIAMLLDQAWQQALFLLLCIGQARFAGRVSCKRLLGGIRLIAIVAVPYFILTSLTVQGDTVWLQWGPIALTVEALNAAGAMSLRMFTLFLTSMAYILTTDPRELVAELTRRLRIPYRFAFGVSAALTFIPLLEEEGAHILAAQQVRGHRPPKGLGSRIGYGLKFVSAVLLNALRRVQQTAGAMESKGFGAYPDRTYRTEVNIPSWAVASAVMYVLATVFVWWIA
- a CDS encoding GNAT family N-acetyltransferase, which produces MYRCEGIVPEMKGRRIRLRRMEREDAEAMLGCWSDPAVTAFLDMPVMDSAEDAKALIEWLQRLAEQDEAIRWGIEITETGQLIGSCGFNIWQLEGAFKGEFGCELASRYWGKGYMTEAAELVAAFGYASMGLNRIEAFVDSRNERACRWFAKHGYMREGVLRDYRHTSGGYVDAVVFSRLRKDWNTL